In a genomic window of Plutella xylostella chromosome 16, ilPluXylo3.1, whole genome shotgun sequence:
- the LOC105386873 gene encoding T-complex protein 1 subunit zeta yields the protein MAAISLLNPKAELARASQALAVNISAAKGIQDVMRTNLGPKGTMKMLVSGAGDIKITKDGNVLLHEMQIQHPTASLIARASTAQDDATGDGTTSTVLLIGELLKQADIYISEGLHPRILTEGFDLARAKALEVLETLKIPIEIKRENLLEVARTSLKTKVHHSLAELLTDACVDAVLTIRTPGRPVDLHMVELMEMQHKTATETVLVKGLVMDHGARHPDMPKRLENAYILTCNVSLEYEKTEVNSGFFYKSAEDREKLIAAERDFIDQRVRKIIALKKKVCDGTDKSFVLINQKGIDPLSLDALAKEGIMALRRAKRRNMERLALACGGSALNSVDDIAEDSLGYAGLVYEHILGEEKFTFVEDCKNPQSVTILIKGPNKHTLTQIKDAVRDGLRAVNNAIEDQCVVPGAGAFEVKANTELLKYKDTVKGKGRLGIQAYAEALLVIPKTLAVNSGYDAQDTIVKLQEECRLSPDPVGLDLSTGEAIKPTDLGVLDNYIVKKQILNSCSVIASNLLLVDEIMRAGMSSLKG from the exons ATGGCTGCAATTAGTTTACTTAACCCCAAGGCTGAACTTGCCCGTGCTTCACAAGCTCTGGCTGTTAACATTTCAGCAGCAAAAGGTATTCAAGATGTGATGAGAACTAACCTCGGGCCGAAAGGTACCatgaaaat GCTGGTATCCGGCGCTGGTGACATCAAGATCACGAAGGACGGCAACGTGCTCCTGCACGAGATGCAGATCCAGCACCCGACGGCGTCGCTGATCGCGCGCGCGTCCACGGCGCAGGACGACGCCACCGGCGACGGCACCACCTCCACTGTGCTGCTCATCGGAGAGCTGCTGAAGCAGGCTGATATCTACATCAGTGAAG GCTTGCACCCAAGGATCCTCACAGAAGGTTTTGACCTGGCCAGAGCTAAGGCTCTGGAGGTACTCGAGACACTCAAGATCCCCATTGAGATCAAGAGAGAGAACCTGTTGGAAGTGGCCCGCACTTCTTTGAAAACTAAG GTGCACCACTCCCTAGCGGAGCTGCTGACGGACGCGTGCGTGGACGCGGTGCTGACCATCCGCACGCCCGGGCGCCCCGTCGACCTGCACATGGTGGAGCTCATGGAGATGCAGCACAAGACTGCCACCGAGACCGTGCTGGTTAAAG GCCTGGTGATGGACCACGGCGCGCGGCACCCCGACATGCCCAAGCGGCTGGAGAACGCCTACATCCTCACGTGCAACGTGTCGCTCGAGTACGAGAAGACGGAGGTCAACTCCGGCTTCTTCTACAAGTCCGCCGAGGACCGCGAGAAGCTCATCGCGGCTGAGAGGGACTTCATCGACCAGAGGGTCAGGAAG ATCATCGCACTCAAGAAGAAGGTGTGCGACGGCACGGACAAGTCGTTCGTGCTGATCAACCAGAAGGGCATCGACCCGCTGTCGCTGGACGCGCTCGCCAAGGAGGGCATCATGGCGCTGCGCCGCGCCAAGCGCCGCAACATGGAGCGCCTGGCGCTGGCGTGCGGCGGCTCCGCGCTCAACTCCGTCGACGACATCGCCGAGGACTCCCTAGGCTATGCTGGACTCGTCTACGAACACATCCTCGGCGAGGAGAAGTTCACCTTCGTCGAGGACTGCAAGAACCCGCAGTCCGTCACCATCCTCATCAAGGGCCCCAACAAGCACACGCTCACGCAGATCAAGGACGCGGTCCGTGACGGGCTGCGCGCCGTCAACAACGCCATCGAGGACCAGTGCGTGGTGCCCGGCGCCGGCGCCTTCGAGGTCAAGGCCAACACCGAGCTGCTCAAGTACAAGGACACCGTCAAGGGCAAGGGCCGCCTCGGTATCCAGGCGTATGCTGAAGCCCTCCTTGTCATCCCCAAGACCCTGGCGGTGAACTCGGGGTACGACGCGCAGGACACCATCGTGAAGCTGCAGGAGGAGTGCCGGCTGAGCCCCGACCCGGTGGGGCTGGACCTCAGCACGGGCGAGGCCATCAAGCCCACGGACCTCGGCGTGCTCGACAACTACATCGTCAAGAAGCAGATCCTCAACTCGTGCTCGGTCATCGCGAGCAACCTCCTCCTTGTGGATGAGATCATGCGTGCCGGCATGAGCAGCTTGAAGGGATAA
- the LOC105386872 gene encoding protein unc-45 homolog B — MGVHNEEAEVYKNKGNDAFKSENYEEAISLYTKAIKLAEKDSRDLSTYYKNRAAAYLKNKQYEDVIKDCDEALKIVSEDPKALFRRSQALEALDRFEEAYRDAKTIFTVEPSNKAVQPVLARLHAVVQERARLNAQTSNKVEQMFKVAFELGEDKEKREKAMGNLLVLAKENSGAEIMFKTGVVHKIQSLLKVEKNVDIYINGIRVIGQLCKHNIERTKAVIKIVGIPWFLEIIDSDIEDRVNAAEYCLQTILDTFSGMDAKKGTKPDEKLCEENKSEIDTLLTCLTYSITNRVITGIARDAIIELIMRNCHYNYINWAENFVEMKGLQRLLEVCSELEEYKYESAMNITPSSRTIAAACLAKVYENMYYDAAREIFHAQVDEFIKDKLLSPDLESKVRVTVAITSLLRGPLDVGNYVISKEGIMEMILVMAQTEDPLQQKVACECLIAAASKKDKARAIIDKGVDILKKLYQSKDDAVRVRALVGLCKIGSFGGDDASIRPFAEGSTKKLAEACRRFMVNPAKDKDMRKWAAEGLSYLTLDADVKEKLVEDKAAIQALIELAKTGDQSALYGVVTTLVNLCNAYEKQEMMPEMLELAKFAKHHVPEQHELDDPDFINKRITVLAKAGVTTGLVALAKTESHNSRELIARVFNAICSLQELRGIVVQQGGAKVLIPMALEGTNNGKKQAAQALARIGITINPEVAFPGQRNLEVVRPLVNLLHPECSALENFEALMALCNLAGMNETTRNRIMKEGGLSKIEHYLYEDHLMLQRAAVQCICNLVQSEDVVKMYEGDNDRTKFLYILCQDEDEDTAMAAAGALCVLTSVSKICCRKLLDVGPWLETLRCLLANPKTEIQYRGTFMLNNIIKRDKDIAAKIFDTDVMEILMALTKLETPEHAKIKELAQKCLDTAEKMGVIRKPDGAPLADPFEEEAGYHSDD, encoded by the coding sequence ATGGGTGTTCACAACGAGGAAGCAGAAGTCTACAAAAACAAAGGTAACGATGCCTTTAAGTCAGAAAACTACGAGGAGGCGATATCCCTTTACACCAAAGCGATAAAACTCGCCGAAAAAGATAGCCGGGACCTGTCTACTTACTACAAGAACCGCGCAGCAGCCTATCTGAAAAACAAGCAGTATGAGGACGTCATCAAGGACTGCGACGAAGCTCTGAAGATAGTCTCCGAAGATCCCAAAGCCTTGTTCCGCAGATCGCAAGCATTGGAAGCCCTGGACAGATTTGAGGAAGCATACAGAGATGCAAAGACAATCTTTACTGTGGAGCCGAGCAACAAGGCGGTGCAGCCGGTGCTGGCGCGCCTCCACGCCGTGGTGCAGGAGCGCGCGCGGCTCAATGCGCAGACCAGCAACAAGGTGGAGCAGATGTTCAAGGTGGCCTTCGAGCTCGGCGAAGACAAGGAGAAGCGAGAGAAGGCTATGGGCAACCTTCTCGTCCTTGCTAAAGAGAACTCCGGCGCTGAAATCATGTTCAAGACTGGTGTAGTTCACAAAATCCAATCACTACTTAAAGTGGAGAAAAATGTTGACATCTACATCAATGGCATCAGGGTTATAGGTCAGTTGTGTAAACACAATATTGAGAGAACTAAAGCTGTTATTAAAATAGTTGGAATACCTTGGTTCCTTGAGATTATTGACAGTGACATAGAGGACAGGGTGAATGCAGCAGAATACTGTCTTCAGACTATCTTGGATACATTTTCTGGTATGGATGCCAAGAAAGGTACTAAACCTGATGAAAAGCTCTGTGAAGAAAACAAATCTGAAATTGACACTTTACTAACATGTCTCACCTACTCTATAACCAACCGAGTCATCACAGGTATAGCTAGAGATGCTATCATTGAGCTCATTATGAGGAACTGCCATTACAACTACATCAACTGGGCTGAAAACTTTGTTGAGATGAAAGGACTGCAGAGGCTACTGGAAGTGTGCAGTGAGCTGGAAGAATACAAGTATGAGTCTGCCATGAACATCACTCCGTCATCCCGAACCATCGCTGCGGCTTGCCTGGCCAAAGTGTATGAGAACATGTACTATGATGCCGCTCGAGAAATATTCCATGCTCAAGTAGATGAGTTCATTAAGGATAAGCTATTGAGCCCAGATCTTGAGTCTAAAGTAAGAGTCACTGTGGCTATTACATCATTGCTGAGAGGACCCCTGGATGTGGGCAACTATGTCATCTCCAAAGAGGGCATCATGGAAATGATCCTGGTGATGGCTCAGACTGAAGACCCATTGCAGCAGAAAGTAGCATGTGAGTGTTTAATAGCTGCAGCTTCAAAGAAGGACAAAGCTAGAGCTATTATTGACAAGGGAGTTGACATCCTCAAGAAGCTATACCAGTCTAAGGATGATGCAGTCAGAGTGAGAGCTCTGGTTGGACTGTGCAAGATTGGCAGTTTTGGCGGAGATGATGCTTCAATCCGTCCATTTGCTGAAGGCTCTACTAAGAAGCTGGCAGAAGCCTGTAGAAGGTTCATGGTCAATCCTGCTAAAGACAAGGACATGAGGAAATGGGCAGCAGAGGGCCTCTCCTACTTGACCCTGGATGCTGATGTCAAGGAGAAGCTAGTGGAAGACAAAGCAGCCATTCAAGCTCTTATTGAGTTGGCTAAAACAGGTGATCAATCTGCACTGTATGGTGTAGTCACTACTCTGGTGAACTTGTGCAATGCTTACGAAAAGCAAGAAATGATGCCGGAAATGTTAGAACTGGCCAAGTTTGCAAAACACCATGTTCCTGAACAGCATGAGTTGGATGACCCTGACTTCATTAACAAGAGGATCACAGTTTTGGCTAAGGCCGGCGTAACCACTGGTCTAGTGGCTTTGGCAAAGACAGAGAGTCACAATTCACGAGAACTGATAGCCAGAGTCTTCAATGCAATTTGTAGCCTTCAAGAACTAAGAGGTATTGTGGTGCAGCAAGGAGGAGCTAAAGTTCTTATTCCCATGGCTTTAGAGGGCACCAACAATGGCAAGAAGCAGGCCGCGCAAGCCCTCGCAAGGATCGGAATCACAATCAACCCTGAAGTAGCATTCCCTGGCCAGAGAAACCTGGAAGTGGTGAGGCCTCTCGTCAACCTCTTGCACCCTGAGTGCAGTGCCTTGGAGAACTTTGAGGCACTAATGGCGCTCTGCAATCTCGCGGGAATGAATGAGACAACTAGGAACAGAATAATGAAAGAAGGAGGTCTGTCTAAAATAGAGCACTACCTGTACGAAGATCACCTGATGTTGCAGCGCGCAGCCGTGCAGTGCATCTGCAACTTGGTCCAATCTGAGGACGTGGTGAAGATGTACGAGGGCGACAACGACCGGACCAAGTTCCTGTACATCTTGTGTCAGGATGAGGACGAGGACACGGCGATGGCCGCCGCCGGCGCGCTTTGCGTGCTCACTTCCGTCAGCAAGATTTGCTGCAGGAAACTGTTAGACGTCGGACCCTGGCTGGAGACCCTACGATGCCTACTAGCCAACCCGAAAACTGAAATACAATACAGGGGTACTTTTATGctcaataatataattaaaagaGATAAGGACATCGCcgcaaaaatatttgatacCGACGTAATGGAGATCCTTATGGCGCTCACGAAACTCGAGACTCCAGAGCATGCGAAAATTAAAGAATTGGCCCAGAAATGTTTGGACACCGCGGAGAAGATGGGCGTGATCAGGAAACCAGATGGGGCTCCTTTGGCAGATCCCTTTGAAGAAGAAGCCGGCTATCATTCCGATGATTAG